In Terriglobales bacterium, the sequence CTGGTGCTCGAAGCGCGCGACGCCATCGTGAAAGGCGACCTCGCTGGCGAGGCCGCAGTCGGCGAGGAGCTTGAGCGTGCGGTAGACGGTGGTGAAGCCGATGCGCGGGTCGCGCTTCTTGACGAGGCGGTGGAGCTCGTCGGTCGAGAGATGGTCGCGCGTCTCGAGGAAGGTACGCAGGATGGTGTCGCGCTGGTCGGTGTGCTTCAGGCCGACGCGCTTGAGGTGCTTGTAGAAGAGATCTTGGGCCTCGCGGACCTGCTCGCGGGAGATGGTCGGCTGGTCGTCGATGCGCTTCTGGAGCATGCGGAGGGACAGGATACCATCGGCTCGGCGGGCGGGCGGATACGAGGTTCGCCCGATTGCTGGGCGGCGCGGCTCCCCATACAATCTTGCTTCCTTCCCACATGGCCACACCGATGCTCGCTCCCACTCGCCCACGCTCTCGCCGGATCGCGGCGCGGATCACGATTGCCCTGCTGCTCGTTGTGTTGGTCGCGGTCGCTGGAGCCGGCGGTTGGTTCTACGCGACCGCGCGGGCGGCGCTGCCGCAGCTCGAGGGGTCGATCGGGTTGCGCGGATTGTCGGCGCCGGTCACGGTCGCACGGGACAGCCAGGGCGTGCCGCACATCGCCGCCGCGAGTCCGGAAGACCTCTTCTTCGCGCAAGGATTCGTGACGGCGCAGGACCGGCTGTGGCAGATGGACATCAACCGCCGCTTTGCCGCAGGCGAGCTGAGCGAGATCTTCGGGGCCGACTTCTTCGGCAGCGACATGCTCAAGGTGGACCGCGGGCAGCGGACGCTGCTGCTTCGTCCCGTGGCGCAGCGAGCGGTGGCGGCGTTGCCGGCACGCGAGCGGGCGCATCTCGAAGCTTACGCGCGGGGCGTGAATGCTGCCATCGAGCAGCAGCGCGGGCATCTGCCCATCGAGTTCCGGCTGCTGAGGTATGAGCCGAAGCAGTGGACGGCGGAAGACACGATGCTCGTGGTGCTGAACATCGTGGAGTCGCTGAATCACGGGACGTACGCCGACGACCTGGCGCGCGAGAAGGTGGCGGCGCGCGTGCCGGCGGAGCTGATGGCGGACCTCTACCCGACGACCTCGTGGCGCGACCAGCCTCCGACCGACAAGCCGAAGCGGCTTTCCGCCGACGATCCCACGCCGGAAGAAGAGGAGGAGATGACGGATGAGGATTCGGCGGTCACGCGGCTGCGGCGCTGGCGCGAGCTGCTTCCCTTGGCGGCGCCGCTGGGCGACGAGGAGCGGCCGCGCGCGGGCTCGAACAACTGGGTGGTGTCGGGTGCGCATTCGGTGTCGGGCAAGCCGCTGCTCTCGAACGACATGCACCTCGGCCACCACATCCCGAACGTCTGGTATGAGGCGCATCTCAAGCTGACGCAGCCGGTAGAGGGCAAGACGTTCGACGTCGCGGGCGTCACGCTGCCGGGCTTTCCGTACGTGATCGCCGGGCACAACGGGCGCGTTGCGTGGGGGTTCACGAACCTCGGTCCCGACGTCGAGGACGTGTACGTCGAGGAATTCAACGGCAAGGGGGAATACAAGACGCCGCAGGGCTGGGCCAAGGCCGAGCATCGGCAAGAGGTCATCAAGGTGAAGAAGGGCGGCGACGTCACGCTCGACATCGTGGTGACGCGGCATGGCCCGATCATCAGCGACCTGGTCCCCGGCGAGACGCGGAAGGTCGCGCTGCGGTGGAACGTCTACGACGAGAAGCAGCCGCCCGCGCTCGTGTACTGGGACGTGAACACGGCGACGGACTGGTCGAGCTTCCGCGCGGCATGGTCGCGGCACGTCGCTCCGGCGCTGAACGTGGTGTACGCGGACGTGGACGGGCACATCGGCTACCAGGCGACGGGGATGATCCCCATCCGCAAGGGCTGGGAAGGAAACCTTCCGGTCGCGGGCGGCGACGACGCGCACGAGTGGGCTGGGAACATCCCGTTCGAGGAGCTGCCGCAGGTGTTCGACCCGGCGAGCGGGGTGCTGGCGACTGCGAACGCGCGCATCACGCCGAACGGATACAGGTACATGGCCGGCAATCAATGGTTCCCGCCGTACCGGCAGGAGCGCATCTATCGCATGCTGGGCAGCGGGCGGAAGTTCGCGCCCGCCGACATGCTGGCGCTCGAGATGGACGTGTACTCGGAGTTCGATCGCTTCGTCGCGGAGCGCATCGTCTACGCGGTGGACCACGCCAAGCAGCCGTCCGAGAAGGCGCGGAAGGCGGCGGACATCCTGCGCACCTGGGACGGCCGGGTTCTTCCGGATGCGGTCGCGCCGGTGCTGACCAGCGTGACGCGGCGGTATCTGTGGCAGCTGCTGCTGGAGGGATATCTTGGTGCGCCGGATCCGCCGGGCCAGGGCGAGCCGACGCGGCGGGTGGTGAGCGGCGTTTACAAGGAGTACTCGTGGGGGATGCAGTCGGTGGCGCTGGAGAACCTGCTCGCGCGGCAACCGCAGCGCTGGCTGCCGAAAGGCACGGCAAACTGGGACGAGTTGATCACGGCAGCGGTCGAGCGCGCCGTGACCGACAAAGAGGCGCCGCGCAACCTGGATGACTGGACGTGGGGGAAGTTCCTGCCGCTGACGCTGGCGCACCCGCTGCTCGGTCCCGTGCCGGGCGTCGGACGCTTCGTCGGGCCGGGCACGGTCCCGCAAGCCGGCAACAGCTTTACGGTGAAGGCGGCGGGGCGGAGCTTCGGCGCGTCGCAGCGTTTCACCATCGACCTGGGAAAGCTGGACGATTCGCTGTCGAACATCGTGACGGGCCAGTCGGGCCAGATCTTCAGCGCGCACGCGATGGACCAGTGGAGCGCGTGGTACGAAGGCGGCAGCTTCCCGCTTCCCTTCACCGATGAAGCGGTGCGTAAGGCGACGGTGCACACCCTCACGCTGAAACCCGCGAACTAAGAAGGGAAAAAACAGGCCGCGCCGAGGCGCGGCCCTATCGCTTTGCGCGGCACTAGTCTGGGGAGATCACATCCCAGGAGCGTCCGACGGTATCGACCTGCTTGCTCTGGAGGGCATCGGTGGCGGAGTCGTAGATGCGCAACTCGCCGCCTTCGACCACATACACGACGTTGCGGCCGGTGATAGTGGTCATGCCGCTGATGTCGTTCAAGCTGTTGCAGGCGGAGCCGCAGGGCGGAACGATCACCACCGCGCTCGAGGAAGTATTGAAGATGGAGAGGCACCCGTTGGGAGCGACGGCGGCGCAGGTGAACTCGGCGCCGATGTACAGCCGATTATTGGCGGCGAGCAGCATGTGATCGTGATAGCCGTCGGAGATCTCGGCGGTCGGCGGATACGAGGGGTTGAGCGCACCGGAGACGTCGACCTTGGTGAGCGCGCCACAACGCAGGCTGGTATTGGGCGCGGCGCAGGGCGTCGCGGGCGCGGTGCCTGCGACGTAGAGAGTGTTGCCGCTCAGGAGCGCGTACGTCGCGCCCCCCGGCACGCCGGCAGCCGCACCCATGACTGCGCCGGGGAAGGTCAAAACCTGGACCCCCGCAGAGGCTCCGCCGCATTCCGGGCCACAGTTCAGCACCCAGGCCTTGCTGCTGTCGCTCGAGAACACTGCCCACACGGGGCGGTCGAATAGACCGGGGGCGCCGCCCACCCGGACGGGGGTGAGAGTGGAGGCGGTGGTGTCGATGTACCACACGGTATCGGTCGAGTCCTCGGGAAAGACGAGGATGTGTTTTCCGTCCGGGCTGCGCACCATGCGGCGGGCATTGGGGATGGAGACGCTGGTGACGGAATTGGTCGCGGTGGAAGTATCCCAGCGAAAAACCTGGCCGCTATTGCGCACGGCGACGAAGACGATCTTGCTGTCGGGCTGATAGAAGAAGCTGATGGACTCGTCGGGCAGCGACAAGGAACCGAGGACGGCTTCGCTGGCGGTGCCGATGGCGTCGATGCGGCTGCCGCTGCCCGTCCCGGTCGCTACCAGGATGATGGACTTATCCGGCGAGAGCGACATGATGGTGGGGCCGGGATCGGTGCCGATGCGGTGCGCACTGACGATGTCGTCGGTGGCGTTGATAATGTCGAGCGCGCCGGTGAACTGATTGGAGACAAAGGCGCGGCGCGTGAGGCCGCTGGTGACAGGACCGGTGTTGGTGTTACTGCCACCACCGCAGCCCCACACGAAAACGACAGAGAGCAGGATGATTGCGCAAGCCAGACGGCGCAAAACGGGCTCCTTAAGGAATTGGGTCGAGGGAGTAAAAAGCGGATTATAGCAGACCGCCTGCTGCC encodes:
- a CDS encoding Fur family transcriptional regulator, with amino-acid sequence MLQKRIDDQPTISREQVREAQDLFYKHLKRVGLKHTDQRDTILRTFLETRDHLSTDELHRLVKKRDPRIGFTTVYRTLKLLADCGLASEVAFHDGVARFEHQYNRRSHHHMVCTECGSSVEFFSPEVGKLEQEIGRKHHYLTTRHTFQIYGLCQDCRKKSSSSVV
- a CDS encoding penicillin acylase family protein translates to MLAPTRPRSRRIAARITIALLLVVLVAVAGAGGWFYATARAALPQLEGSIGLRGLSAPVTVARDSQGVPHIAAASPEDLFFAQGFVTAQDRLWQMDINRRFAAGELSEIFGADFFGSDMLKVDRGQRTLLLRPVAQRAVAALPARERAHLEAYARGVNAAIEQQRGHLPIEFRLLRYEPKQWTAEDTMLVVLNIVESLNHGTYADDLAREKVAARVPAELMADLYPTTSWRDQPPTDKPKRLSADDPTPEEEEEMTDEDSAVTRLRRWRELLPLAAPLGDEERPRAGSNNWVVSGAHSVSGKPLLSNDMHLGHHIPNVWYEAHLKLTQPVEGKTFDVAGVTLPGFPYVIAGHNGRVAWGFTNLGPDVEDVYVEEFNGKGEYKTPQGWAKAEHRQEVIKVKKGGDVTLDIVVTRHGPIISDLVPGETRKVALRWNVYDEKQPPALVYWDVNTATDWSSFRAAWSRHVAPALNVVYADVDGHIGYQATGMIPIRKGWEGNLPVAGGDDAHEWAGNIPFEELPQVFDPASGVLATANARITPNGYRYMAGNQWFPPYRQERIYRMLGSGRKFAPADMLALEMDVYSEFDRFVAERIVYAVDHAKQPSEKARKAADILRTWDGRVLPDAVAPVLTSVTRRYLWQLLLEGYLGAPDPPGQGEPTRRVVSGVYKEYSWGMQSVALENLLARQPQRWLPKGTANWDELITAAVERAVTDKEAPRNLDDWTWGKFLPLTLAHPLLGPVPGVGRFVGPGTVPQAGNSFTVKAAGRSFGASQRFTIDLGKLDDSLSNIVTGQSGQIFSAHAMDQWSAWYEGGSFPLPFTDEAVRKATVHTLTLKPAN